The following coding sequences are from one Strigops habroptila isolate Jane chromosome 18, bStrHab1.2.pri, whole genome shotgun sequence window:
- the LOC115602466 gene encoding patatin-like phospholipase domain-containing protein 1: MLMQDEVKKFIYSALKSSFWNLLFGGRILKVIRDALNRYLPPNAHQLVAGKLHVIITRVRDCRSVTVSEFASREDLIQALICSCFIPLYFGLLPPMYRGVRYVDGEIGMWRASFVSRTTITVSAFAGEYDICPKDSPAAFLTFQISDCILQISKRNFCRLLYIFHIPTNQVLEQYFACGYQDTVSFLKRLSK; encoded by the exons ATGCTCATGCAAG atGAGGTGAAGAAGTTCATCTACAGTGCTTTGAAATCCTCTTTCTGGAATCTTTTGTTTGGAGGAAGAATCCTCAAGGTCATCAGGGATGCTTTAAACCGCTACCTGCCCCCGAACGCGCACCAGCTCGTGGCTGGGAAGCTGCACGTCATCATCACCCGCGTGCGCGACTGCAGGAGCGTGACGGTTTCAGAGTTTGCCTCCAGGGAGGATCTCATCCAG GCCCTGATTTGCAGCTGCTTCATTCCTCTGTATTTTGGACTTTTACCTCCTATGTACCGTGGGGTG CGTTACGTAGACGGGGAGATCGGGATGTGGCGTGCCAGCTTCGTGTCCCGGACAACCATCACCGTGTCTGCCTTCGCCGGCGAATATGACATCTGTCCCAAAGACAGCCCCGCTGCCTTCCTCACTTTCCAAATCTCTGATTGCATTTTACAGATCTCAAAAAGAAACTTCTGCCGTTTACTGTATATTTTCCACATTCCTACAAATCAA GTTCTGGAGCAGTATTTTGCCTGTGGCTACCAGGACACGGTCTCCTTCCTAAAAAGACTGAGTAAGTGA